The Pseudosulfitobacter pseudonitzschiae nucleotide sequence GATCGCGCGGTGACCATCCGCGAGCGCGAACTGGCCAAAATCAAGCAGGATCGCGATATCGAGCTGGAAGAGGCTCGGTTGAAGAGCGACGTCAGCAGCCTGCTGGCCCGCGCACAGGCTGAAGCCTCGGCCAAGTCTGCCAATGCCGATGCGGAAAAGAGCGTGATGGAGGCGGAGGCCGCAGGGCGCACCGCGCTCAACCTTGCCGAGAATACGCTGAGCGACTCCGTGATCCGTATGCGCATCGAGGAACGCAAGCTCGACCGGATGCCCGAGATCATGACTCAGATGATGAAGCCGGTGGAAAAGATCGAGTCCATCCGCATCAACCAGATTAGCGGGATGGGCAACGCGGGCGAGGGGGGCGGCAGCGGCGTCGACAGCGCCTTTGGCGCGGCGATGGACCAGATACTTGGGATGGCCGTGCGCCTGCCTGCCATGAAGCAGATGGGCGAAGAGATCGGACTGGATTTTGACGCGCATGTGGCCGGACGCACGGCAGACTACGCAAACCGGCTCAAGGGCAAGGACGACCCGGAGCCCAAGGCCAAAGACTGACCGAAACGACCCCACAATTAAACTGAAACTAACAACCGGAGGACAAAATATGTCTCTGAACAGGAGAGAATTCCTTGGCCGCAGCGCCGCGCTGACCACCGCCAGCCTTTTGCCATATGCCGCTTACGCCGCCGACACCATCAAGCTGGGCTCGGTGCTGGACACCTCGGGGATCTTTGACGCCTACGGCAAGCCGATGGATCAGGCGATGCGTCTGGCGCTTAAGCAGATCAACGACACCGGCGGGCTGCTGGACCGTCAGGTTGAATTGATGGCCTATGACACGCAGTCCGACATGGCGCTTTATTCGCAATACGCCCAGCAACTGACGCGTCAAGACCAGGTCGATGTCGTGCACGGCGGCATCTTGTCCGCCTCGCGCGAGGCGATCCGCCAGACCATGCGTAAGTCGAACACGCTGTATTTCTACAACGTGCAATACGAAGGCGGCGTCTGCGACCGCAACATCTTTGTCACGGGTGTGACGCCGGCGCAGCAGGTTGCCGTGCTTGTGCCCTATGCGATGAAAAAATCCGGCCCCAAGGTGCACATCCTTGCCGCCGACTACAACTATGGGCAGATCACCGCGCGTTGGATCAAGAAATTTGTCGAGGACAACGGCGGCGAAGTGGTGGGCACAGATTTTTTCCCGCTCGACGTGTCTGACTTCGGCTCGACGGTCACCAAGATCCAGCAAACCGCCCCCGATCTGGTCGTCGCACCGCTGGTGGGCGGGGCCCATCTGTCGTTCTTCCGTCAATGGGCCGCCGCAGGGATGAAAGACCGCATTCCGCTGGCATCCACAACGATGGGCGTCGGCAACGAACACAAGGTCCTGACCCTCGAAGAGGGCAACGGCAT carries:
- a CDS encoding urea ABC transporter substrate-binding protein; this encodes MSLNRREFLGRSAALTTASLLPYAAYAADTIKLGSVLDTSGIFDAYGKPMDQAMRLALKQINDTGGLLDRQVELMAYDTQSDMALYSQYAQQLTRQDQVDVVHGGILSASREAIRQTMRKSNTLYFYNVQYEGGVCDRNIFVTGVTPAQQVAVLVPYAMKKSGPKVHILAADYNYGQITARWIKKFVEDNGGEVVGTDFFPLDVSDFGSTVTKIQQTAPDLVVAPLVGGAHLSFFRQWAAAGMKDRIPLASTTMGVGNEHKVLTLEEGNGIMVAYNYSQELDTEANKVFKDQWQAEYGDTTSIHELAVSTYQGILLWAEGVRQAGSVEHDAVVEALETGISIDGPAGMVTLDPQTHHATLDVHIMEVENQGMTVIETLPQIAPVDTQAVCNLQENPDDNQQYEIQI